The DNA window ACCGTCGCGGTCCGCCGCGACGGGTTCGCCGTCCACGACGACGGCCCCGGCTTCCCACCGGACCTGGTCGACCACGCCTTCGAGCGGTTCGCCCGCGGCGACGTCGCGCGGACCCGCGGTCAGGAGATGGGCGTCGGCCTCGGCCTGTCCCTGGTCGACGCGATCGTGTCCGCGCACGGTGGCCGAGTCACGCTCCGGTCGACACCCGGCGACACGACGGTGGACGTCACCCTGGAGGGATGATCCCGACGACCGCGCGCAGCGAGCCCGCGACGATCGCCAGCAGCCGCTCCCGGCTGACGCCGCCGGGGTCGTCGATCCAGGCGAGCACCAGCTCCTCGGTCATGGCCGACCAGCCGCGTACGACGAGCCGGGTGGCCGGGGTGTCGGGGATGATCTCGCCGTCGACGTCCTCGCGGAAGATCCGGCTGTTGAGCGCCGACCGCGCATCGTCGTAGATCGCCCTCAGGCTCTCGTTGCCGCCGGCGGCCGCCTTCACCAACGACACGTAGCCCTCGTGGTTGGCGATCACGTAGTCGACGTACGCCGTCACCGACATCAGCAGCCGCTCCATCGGGTCGCCGTCCGTCGGCGGTGTGGTCTGGGCGATCAGGTCGTCGGCAGCGTGCCGGACCACGGCCTCGTGGAACGCCTGCTTGCTGCCGAAGTAGTGGTAGAGCAGACCCCGGGAGATCCCGGCCTCCTCGGCGAGCAGGTCGATCGACAGCTCGTCGAGCGAGCGGTGGGCCAGCAGCCGGACCCCGAGGTCGAGCAGCTGCTCGCGTCGCTGCTCGGGCGACAACCGGGTGCGGGGGGTGGTGCTCACGTGCTCACTCTATTGACGGTCGTTCAATAACGGAAGTACGGTCGGCGCATGAAGGTGCAACACGTCGACCATCTCATCGTGGGTGCCGGTTTTGCGGGACTCTGCGCCGCGATCAAGCTCCAGGAGGACGGCGAGCGCGACTTCCTCGTCGTCGAGAAGGCCTCCGACGTCGGCGGCACCTGGCGCGACAACACCTACCCGGGCGCGGCGTGCGACGTACCCAGCCAGCTCTACTCGTTCTCCTTCGCGCCCAACCCGGAGTGGAGCAGCTCCTACTCCCCCGGCCCGGAGATACAGGACTACATCCGCGGTGTCGCGGAGCGGTCCGGCACCCTCGACCGCTTCGTGTTCGACACCGCGTTCGACGACGCCTCGTGGGACGAGGCGGCCGGCCGCTGGACGGCGCAGGTCACCGGTCCCGCCGGCCCCCGCACCATCACCGCGACCACGCTGATCCTCGGCGCCGGCGGCCTGTCCGAGCCCAAGCTGCCCGACATCGAGGGCATCGAGGACTTCCAGGGCCACCTCTTCCACTCGGCGCGCTGGGACCACTCCGTCGACCTCACCGGCAAGCGCATCGCCGTGATCGGCACCGGCGCCTCCGCGATCCAGATCGTGCCCGAGATGCAGCAGGTCGCCGGCCACCTCGACGTCTACCAGCGCACCGCGCCGTGGGTGATCCCGCGCAACGACCGGACGTACGGCGCCCTCGAGCGCCGCCTGCTCCGCACCGTGCCGGCCCTGGGCCGGCTCTACCGGACCGGCATCTACTGGGCGCACGAGGGCTACGTGCCGGCGTTCACGATCGAGCCGAGGATGGCCGCGCCGGCCAAGAAGGCCGCGGCCGCCAACATCGCCAAGGGCATCAAGGACCCGGCGCTGCGCGCGAAGGTGACGCCGTACTTCGAGTTCGGCTGCAAGCGGGTGCTCCGCTCCAACACCTACTACCCGGCGCTCGCGGCCGACAACACCGAGCTGGTCACCGACCGGATCGCCAAGGTGACCGGCGACGCGATCGTCACCTCGGACGGCGTCGAGCGGCCGGTCGACGTGCTGGTCGTGGCCACCGGCTTCTACACGACCGAGCTGCCGGTGACCGAGCAGATCACGGGCACGAGCGGCCGGACGCTGGCCGACACCTGGCGCGAGAGCGGGATGGCGGCCTACAAGGGCACCACGATCCCCGGCTTCCCCAACCTCTTCATGCTGGTCGGCCCCAACACCGGCCAGGGACACACCAGCATGGTCTTCATCATCGAGTCGCAGGTCGCCTACGTCCGCGACGCGATCCGCACCATGCGCGCGCGGGGCTGGTCCTCGATCGAGCCGCGGCCCCGGGCCACGAAGCGGTGGAACACCGACCTCCAGCGCCGGATGAGGCGCACCGTGTGGACCCGCGGCGGCTGCTCCAGCTGGTACCTCGACGAGCACGGGCGCAACACGACCCTGTGGCCGAAGTCCACGATCACCTTCCGGCGCCAGCTCGCGCGCTTCGACGCCGACGCCTACGACGTACGACGAACGACCACCTCGACCCGACAGGACGTCCCCGCATGAAGAGCTTCAACGGCAAGGTCGCGGTGATCACGGGCGCGGGCTCCGGCATCGGCCGCGCGCTCGCGGTCGACCTCGCCGGCAGGGGCGCCCGGCTGGCGCTCTCCGACGTCAACGACGACGGGCTCGCCGAAACCGTCGACCTGGTCAAGAACGTGGGAGCCCGCGAGGTGCGCTCCGACCACCTCGACGTGGCCGACCGCGCCGCGTTCGCGGCGTACGCGGCCGTGGTCGTCGAGCACTTCGGCGGCGTCAACCTCGTCATCAACAACGCCGGGGTGGCGCTCGCCGGCGACCTGGTCGACCTCGAGTACCCCGACATGGACTGGATCATGGGGATCAACTTCTGGGGCGTCGTGCACGGCACCAAGGAGTTCCTGCCGCACCTGATCGCCTCCGGCGACGGTCACCTGGTGAACATCTCGTCGCTCTTCGGGCTGATCTCGATGCCCGGCCAGAGCATGTATAACGCCGCGAAGTACGCCGTGCGCGGGCTGTCCGAGGCAGTCCGTGAGGAGATGCTGGTCGCGGGCCACCCGGTGGGCGTGACCGTCGTGCACCCCGGCGGCATCAAGACCGCGATCGCCCGCAACGCCCGCTACTCCGACAAGGAGGACGGCGTCGAGAGCGCGAAGTTCTTCGACAAGAGCCTCGCCCGGATGGCGCCCGAGCGCGCCGCCGAGATCATCCTCAAGGGCGTGGAGACCGACAAGGCGCGGGTGCTGGTGGGCATCGACGCCCACGCCGTGCACCAGCTGGCGAAGCTGCTCGGCTCTCGCTACCAGGACGTGGTCGCCAACCGCGCCAAGAAGCTCGCGCCCACCAAGGTCGTCTAGGGCTCGTCCTGCCGCTTGCGGCGCTCGCGCCGGTTGGCGCGTGACGGCCGCGCGCGGAGCGGGCCCACCAGACGGGGGCCGGCCAGGCGGTTCTCCAGCCGCTGCGCCTCGCGGTGCACCGGCTGCGCGACGTACTCGCCGAGGATCACGCCCGCCGACAGGGCGATCGCGACCGAGGCTGCGGTGATCAGCGCGAGCAGCCCCTCCGACGTCTGCGTGCCGCCCTCCGCGAGCAGGCTGAGGCCGCGGTAGATCGACAGGCCCGGCAGCAGCGGCACGACCGCGGACACGACGATCACCAGCGGCGGGATCCGCAGCCGGGCGGCGATGCCGTAGCTGATGAACCCGACGAACGTGGCGGCGAACGCCGTCGGCCAGGTGCGTCCGAACCCGCCGATGGTGATCGACTGCGAGATCGCCATCGCCGCGGCGGCGATCAGCCCGATCGGCACGAAGCTGCGGCGCGGCGCGTACGACGCGAACGCGAAGCCCGCGGCGCAGATGGCGGCCCCGAGTGCCATCACCGGCACTCCCTTGAGGTCGGCCCCGACGCCGGGCTCGATCTGGCCGACGTCGACCCCGATCACCTCACCGAAGGTCAGGCCGCCGCTGACGCCGGCGATGATGCCGGCGGTGGCGAGCAGCGCCTCCGTGAGCCGCGCACCCGCGGTGACGTAGAAGCCGGACAGGGCGTCCTGCAGGGCGCCCATGAAGCCGATGCCGGCGAGCAGCATGATGATGTTGGCGGTCACGACCAGCGACGGGTCGAGGTCGAGGGGCCGGATGGCCGCCGCGAGCACCGCGATCACCGTCGCGATCCCGCCGCCGGCGACCTGTCGGTAGAACGCCGGCAGTCGGCGCCGCGACATCACCAGCTGGAGCCGGTCGATGCTGACGGCGGCGAAGAAGGCGATCACGACGACCGCCAGGTCACCTCCGAGCTGCAGGCCGACACCCGCGCACATCACGCCCCACCCGAGGCTGACCGCCCAGCGCGGCAGCGCGTGGCCGGACGACACGATCCGGCCCAGGCGCGTGCGGGCCTCCTTGAGGTCGCAGTCGCCGTTGAGCACGTCGCGCGTGAGGTGGTCGACGAGCGTCAGGTCCTCGTAGTCGATGTCGCGGTGCTTGACCTGCCGGATCAGGACGTACGCCGGTTCCTCGGGGTCGGACTGGTAGCTCATCGACAACGACGTGAACGTCACGTCCACCTCGGGGTTGCGGGCGCCGAGCTGCCACGACAGCGACTGCATCGCGGCGGTGACGTCCGCCGCGCCGGCGCCGGACGAGAGCAGCAGCTCACCGACCCGGAGACAGAAGTCCAGGGTCAGGTTGAGCTCGCGTGCTTCGGGCATGGCCGCCATGGTGGCAGTCCCCTGGTGATCGTGCATCGTGTAGACAACGGACGTGGCACACAACCCCGGCGACCCTCTCCGCGTGGTGATGACCAAGTGGGGTGGGCGGCCGCACTGGGAGTTCGACTGCGCCTTCCTCGGCAGCGACGCGCACGGCGACTGGCTGGGCATCGCAGCCGGTACCCGGATGACGCGGCCCGGTGCGTCGTACGTCGCGGAGACCAACCAGCTCGGCCTGGTGCCGGCCTCCGGAGCGGACGACGGTCGTGGCTGGCTCGCGACGTTCCACGACGTCGGCGGACCGCTGCGCGTGTACGTCGACATCACCACGCCACCGGTGTGGGACGGATCCGTCGTGCGCGCCGTCGACCTCGACCTGGACGTCATCTGCGGGCCGACCGGGCGGGTCTGGATCGACGACGAGGACGAGTTCGCGGACCACCGGGTCCGGTTCGGCTACCCCGACGAGGTCGCCCGGGCCGCGGTCGCGTCGTGCGAGAGCGTGCACGCGCAGGTGCTGGCGGGGCGGGCGCCGTACGACGGGGACACCGCGGCGGCGTGGCTCGCCCGCCTGGGAGACGCCCTCCCGCGCTGAGCTGTGGAACGCTGTGCTGCGTGCGCATCGACTTCCACGGATCCCCCGAGCCGACGCTGGGCGTCGAGTGGGAGCTCGCGCTGGTCGACCGGCGCACCCGCGACCTGCGCAACGACGCCACGCACCTCTTCGCGCGGAGCAAGCCGCGGCTGGCCGACCCGGGCAAGCTGCACAAGGAGCTGCTGCGCAACACCGTCGAGGTCGTGAGCGGGGTGTGCCACACGGTCGGCGAGGCGATGGACGACGTGCGCGGCACCCTCGCGGCAGTGATCCCGGCCGGGGACGAGCTCGACATCGATCTCTTCGGGGCGGGCACCCACCCGTTCGCGTCGTGGACCGTGCAGCAGCTCTCGGAGGGCCACCGCTACGAGGAGCTGATCAACCGGACCCAGTGGTGGGGCCGGCAGATGCTGATCTGGGGCGTGCACGTGCACGTCGGGCTGCCGTCGCAGGAGCGGGTGATGCCGGTGCTGTCCGCGCTGCTCAACTACCACCCGCACCTGCAGGCCCTCTCGGCGTCGTCGCCGGTCTGGGCCGGGGTCGACACCGGCTACGCCTCCAACCGGGCACTGATGTTCCAGCAGCTGCCGACCGCGGGGCTGCCCTTCCAGTTCACGAGCTGGTCGGAGTACGAGTCGTTCGTGCAGGACCAGATGACCACCGGCGTCATCGACGAGCTCAACGAGATCCGCTGGGACGTCCGGCCCGCGGCCCACCTCGGGACCCTGGAGAACCGGATCTGCGACGGCGTCTCGACGATCACCGAGCTCGCCGCCCTGACCGCGCTGACGCACTGCCTGGTCGTCGACCTCGACACCCGGCTCGCCGGCGGCGAGGAGCTGCCGGTGCTGCCGCCCTGGCACGTGCAGGAGAACAAGTGGCGCGCGGCCCGCTACGGGCTGGACGCGATCATCATCACCGACGCCGCGTCTCAGGAACGCCTGGTCACCGACGACCTGGCCGACCTCGTCGAGCGCCTCGCCCCGGTGGCCGACCGGCTGGGGTGCTCGGCCGAGCTCGCCTCCGTCCTCGACGTGCCGCGGCGGGGCGCGTCGTACCAACGCCAACGGATCGTGGCGGCCGAGCACGAGGGGGACCTCGTCGCCGTCGTCGACTCGGTGGTCCGCGAGCTGCGCGACAGCCTCTAGCCGTAGCCCTCGGGCGGCGCCACCATCTCGAGGCGTACGCCGAGCAGCCGGACCGCCCGGTCGTGCTCGACCCGGTCGAGCAGGGACACCGCCGCCTCAGCGAGGGCGTCGGGGTCGTTGGTCGGCTCGGGCAGGGTGAGGCTGCGGGTCAGCGTGATGAAGGGCTTGAGCCGGATCTTCAGGCCCACCCGCGCCGCCGGCCTGCCCTCGGCGTCGATGTCGTCGACGACGCGGCGCGCGATGCGGCGTACGGCGTCGGCGACCTCGTCCCAGTCCTCGATGTCGGTCTGGAACGTCTCCTCGCGTCCGTGCGCCCGGGGCACCCACGGCGTCGCGTCGACCGGGCTCGGATCCTCGCCTCGGCCGAGGCGGTGCAGCCAGGGGCCGGTGGACGGCCCGATCTCGGCCGCCAGCACCCGCGCGTCGGAGTGGGCGAGCTGGTCGACCGTGTCGATCCCGAGCCCGGCCAGGCGCTTGCCCGTCTTGGCGCCGATCCCCCACAGCGCCGTGGTCGGGCGCTCGCCCATCACCTCGTCCCAGTTGTCGGCCGTCAGCTGCCAGACGCCACGCGGCTTGCCGAAGTCGGTCGCGATCTTGGCCCGGAGCTTGTTGTCCCCGATGCCGACCGAGCAGTGCAGGTCGGTGGCCTCCAGCACCGCCGCCCGGACGTGGTCGGCGAACGCCCGCGGGTCGCCGAGGTCGCCGTGCCCCGGCCCGGCGCCCAGGAAGGCCTCGTCCCACCCGAGCACCTGGACGACCACCGGCACGCCACCCCACTCCAGCGACCTCAACGTGGCCATCACCTCGTCGGAGGCGACGGTGTAGGCCTCCTTGTCGACCGGCAGGAACACCGCCTCGGGGCACTTGCGAGCGGCCACGCGCAGCGGCATCCCGGAGCCGACACCGAAGGCGCGCGCGGCGTACGACGCCGTCGACACCACGCCCCGCTCCGTCGGGTCACCCCGGCCTCCGACCACCACGGGGAGGCCGGCGAGCTCGGGGTGGCGCAGCACCTCGACGGCTGCCAGGAACTCGTCCAGGTCGACGTGGAGCACCCACCGCTGGCTCATCGCGGTGGCGGCGGCAGCGCGTCCGTGGACTCGAGCTGGCCGAGCCCGGAGACCATCAGCAGGTCGACGACCACCGAGCGCAGCTGCGCGAGGATTGCCTCCGCGGCGAGCACGTCGGTGCGCTCCACGCGGCCGCTGGCCTCACCGACCGCGAGCAGCGGCACCCGCGCGGCCACCGCCATCCGGTCGGCGGCGAGCTCCGCCGACGCCAGGTCCGCGGCGTCGGCGAGGTCGTGCGCCAGGTGGGCGTACGAGCTCGGGACCGGCCGTCGGTGGTAGGCCGCCACGGCGGTCTGTCGGACCAGCACCCGGGTGCTGCGCAGCGCGCGGTCGAGCGGGTCGACCAGCTCGGACATCTTCATCAGGTCACCGCGGTGGCGCACCCGGAACGGGGAGGACGCCACCACCGACAGCCCCTCGTCGGCGGCCGCCTGGAGCTCGCGGATCAGGTAGTCGGTCGAGCGCGCGTCGGCCAGCAGGTCCATCGCCTGCTCGACCTCGCCGTCCTCCATCACCTCCCCCGCGGCACGCAGCAGCGCCGCGATCTTGCGCATCACGACCGCCGCCTGCTCGCGCGGTCGCCGCAGCGGCGCCGCCGGCACCGCCGTCGCCGCCAGCAGCGCGACACCACCGCCGATCACCGCGTCGGTCCACCGGGTGAAGGCCGCGCCCGGGTCGGGCACCAGCGCGGCGACGACGATCGACTGCACGGCCGCCTGGGTGACCAGGAGCTGCCCGCTGTCGAGCAGGAACGCGGCCGTCATCGACAGCGCCACGATCAGGCCGATCTGCCACCACCCGGAGCCGAGCCACGCGACCAGCAGGTCGGCCAGGAACACCCCGACCGCGACGCCGATGGTCACCTCGACGACGCGACGAAGGCGCTGCCCGTAGGAGGTGCCGAGCGCGACGACGGCGGCGACCGGGGCGAAGAACGGCGTCGTGTGCCCGAAGAGGTCGGCCGCGATGAGCCAGGCCACGCCCGCCGCCAGGGCGCACTGGCCGATCTGCCACCACTTGGAGCGCCAGCGCGCGACCCTGGACCTGGCCGACGTGCGGCCGCGATCCCACATCCGGTCGAGCGGACCCGCCTCCATGGCCGCGATCCTGTCATGACCGGACCTACGGGGCGTGCGCCCAGTCCAGCGCCTGCTGGAGGTCGGCGAGGTCGCGGTACCAGGTGCGGACCTCGACCCGGCAGCGCACCCGGTCGATGCGCTTGTCGTACTCACCGCACTCGGCCCGCGCCTCCGAGTCGGTCGGCGGGTAGAGCGAGGTCCCGTCGTAGTGCTGGATCTCGAAGCCGTTGGCCGCGTCACCGGTCACCGCGACGATCGTGTCGCCCGGCGGCCCGCCGTCGTCGCCGGAGCCGGCCGCGATCGCGGTCACCCCGAACCCGCAGCCGAGGGTGGCCGCGACGACGGCGACGGTCAGGACGATCAGATGACGCATGGATGCTCCCGAGGTTGACGCACCGGCCCATCCGGTGCGCCGACGACGCTAGGAGCGGACGGGGACGTCCGCCGGGCCGACGCAGGCCCCCTGTGGGGACCGGTGTCGGAAGCCGCTCTGTGGACGAGACCCGGCCCGCGCCGGGCTCAGCCGGCGAGCTCCACCGAGATCGTCGTGTCGTCGCACCCGGCGGCGAGGGAGGTCAGCGCGCTCTTCTCGGCGCTGTCGACGCTGAGCGCCCAGCGGTGCTTCACGGCCACCCACTCGCGCACGTAGCGGCACCGCTGCTGGGCGGGCAGCCACTCGGCCGGGTCCTGGTCGCTCTTCGTCTGGTTCACGGAGTCGGTGACGGCCACCAGGGTCCGGTAGTCGCCCAGGTCGTTGGCGTAGGACTCCCGCTTCGCGCTCGACCAGCTCCGCGCCCCGGAGTCCCAGGCCTCGGCGAGGGGCACCATGTGGTCGATGTCGAGATCCGCCGGAGCGGTCTGGGAGACCCCGTCGTAGTAGGAGTACCAGCGCCCACCGCTCAGCGCGCATCCCGACCCGACCGACGGCGCCTCCTCGGCCTCCGCGATCAGCACCTCGTAGCGGGTGTTGCAGCCGTCCCCGTCGGCGTCGACCCAGAGGGTGAACAGGTCCCGGTCGTACCCCGTGCGCACCTCGCCCGCGACCGGCAGGTCCGCAACGGCCTGGCTCAGTGGGGCGGAGTAGGTCGCGGCCTGGGCCGCGGTGGGGACGGCGACAAGACCGGTGACGACCAGGACGACGAGCAACAGGCGACGCAGCATGAGACCTCCCGAGAGGGGCTGGAGCGGGCGCTTCGACCTCATCGCGGACGGCCGCCCCGCCGCAACGGTGAAACCCCTTGCATCCCGGGTTCTCGGAGGTGCCGGCTGGGTACAGACCGCTCGTGGACACACGCGCGCCCGGGGACCTGCTCGACAGCAGGTACGAGCTGATCGAACGGATCGGCTCCGGCGGCATGGGGACGGTCTTCCGCGCGCGGGACACCCGGTTGGACCGGATCGTCGCGGTCAAGCTGCTCCACCACGGACGCGAGGTCGACGACGTCACGCGGTCCCGGCTCCAGGCCGAGGCCAGGTTCGCCGGCGGGCTGCAGCACCCAGGGATCGTCCAGGTCTACGACTACGGCGAGGCGCCCGGCGAGGGCGGGCCGACGCCGTACGTCGTGATGCAGCACGTCGAGGGGACGCCCGTGTCGGAGGTGCTCCGTCAGCGGGGACCTCTGGACCCCGCGACCGTCGCCACCCTGCTCGACGAGCTCGCCCAGGCGCTGGCCGTCGCGCACGCCTCCGGGATCGTGCACCGCGACCTGAAGCCCTCCAACATCCTCGTGACCGGCACCGGCCGCGCCGTCCTCGTCGACTTCGGCGTGGCCCGCTCCGACACGACCGAGCCGCTGACCGAGACCGGCCAGATCATCGGCTCGGCCGACTACCTCAGCCCCGAGCAGGTGCGGGGCCAGCGCGCCACGGCGGCGTCCGACATCTACGCCC is part of the Nocardioides conyzicola genome and encodes:
- a CDS encoding SDR family NAD(P)-dependent oxidoreductase, with the translated sequence MKSFNGKVAVITGAGSGIGRALAVDLAGRGARLALSDVNDDGLAETVDLVKNVGAREVRSDHLDVADRAAFAAYAAVVVEHFGGVNLVINNAGVALAGDLVDLEYPDMDWIMGINFWGVVHGTKEFLPHLIASGDGHLVNISSLFGLISMPGQSMYNAAKYAVRGLSEAVREEMLVAGHPVGVTVVHPGGIKTAIARNARYSDKEDGVESAKFFDKSLARMAPERAAEIILKGVETDKARVLVGIDAHAVHQLAKLLGSRYQDVVANRAKKLAPTKVV
- a CDS encoding threonine/serine ThrE exporter family protein produces the protein MPEARELNLTLDFCLRVGELLLSSGAGAADVTAAMQSLSWQLGARNPEVDVTFTSLSMSYQSDPEEPAYVLIRQVKHRDIDYEDLTLVDHLTRDVLNGDCDLKEARTRLGRIVSSGHALPRWAVSLGWGVMCAGVGLQLGGDLAVVVIAFFAAVSIDRLQLVMSRRRLPAFYRQVAGGGIATVIAVLAAAIRPLDLDPSLVVTANIIMLLAGIGFMGALQDALSGFYVTAGARLTEALLATAGIIAGVSGGLTFGEVIGVDVGQIEPGVGADLKGVPVMALGAAICAAGFAFASYAPRRSFVPIGLIAAAAMAISQSITIGGFGRTWPTAFAATFVGFISYGIAARLRIPPLVIVVSAVVPLLPGLSIYRGLSLLAEGGTQTSEGLLALITAASVAIALSAGVILGEYVAQPVHREAQRLENRLAGPRLVGPLRARPSRANRRERRKRQDEP
- a CDS encoding TetR/AcrR family transcriptional regulator, encoding MSTTPRTRLSPEQRREQLLDLGVRLLAHRSLDELSIDLLAEEAGISRGLLYHYFGSKQAFHEAVVRHAADDLIAQTTPPTDGDPMERLLMSVTAYVDYVIANHEGYVSLVKAAAGGNESLRAIYDDARSALNSRIFREDVDGEIIPDTPATRLVVRGWSAMTEELVLAWIDDPGGVSRERLLAIVAGSLRAVVGIIPPG
- a CDS encoding NAD(P)/FAD-dependent oxidoreductase, which produces MKVQHVDHLIVGAGFAGLCAAIKLQEDGERDFLVVEKASDVGGTWRDNTYPGAACDVPSQLYSFSFAPNPEWSSSYSPGPEIQDYIRGVAERSGTLDRFVFDTAFDDASWDEAAGRWTAQVTGPAGPRTITATTLILGAGGLSEPKLPDIEGIEDFQGHLFHSARWDHSVDLTGKRIAVIGTGASAIQIVPEMQQVAGHLDVYQRTAPWVIPRNDRTYGALERRLLRTVPALGRLYRTGIYWAHEGYVPAFTIEPRMAAPAKKAAAANIAKGIKDPALRAKVTPYFEFGCKRVLRSNTYYPALAADNTELVTDRIAKVTGDAIVTSDGVERPVDVLVVATGFYTTELPVTEQITGTSGRTLADTWRESGMAAYKGTTIPGFPNLFMLVGPNTGQGHTSMVFIIESQVAYVRDAIRTMRARGWSSIEPRPRATKRWNTDLQRRMRRTVWTRGGCSSWYLDEHGRNTTLWPKSTITFRRQLARFDADAYDVRRTTTSTRQDVPA
- a CDS encoding HNH endonuclease family protein, translating into MLRRLLLVVLVVTGLVAVPTAAQAATYSAPLSQAVADLPVAGEVRTGYDRDLFTLWVDADGDGCNTRYEVLIAEAEEAPSVGSGCALSGGRWYSYYDGVSQTAPADLDIDHMVPLAEAWDSGARSWSSAKRESYANDLGDYRTLVAVTDSVNQTKSDQDPAEWLPAQQRCRYVREWVAVKHRWALSVDSAEKSALTSLAAGCDDTTISVELAG
- a CDS encoding DNA polymerase IV, with the translated sequence MSQRWVLHVDLDEFLAAVEVLRHPELAGLPVVVGGRGDPTERGVVSTASYAARAFGVGSGMPLRVAARKCPEAVFLPVDKEAYTVASDEVMATLRSLEWGGVPVVVQVLGWDEAFLGAGPGHGDLGDPRAFADHVRAAVLEATDLHCSVGIGDNKLRAKIATDFGKPRGVWQLTADNWDEVMGERPTTALWGIGAKTGKRLAGLGIDTVDQLAHSDARVLAAEIGPSTGPWLHRLGRGEDPSPVDATPWVPRAHGREETFQTDIEDWDEVADAVRRIARRVVDDIDAEGRPAARVGLKIRLKPFITLTRSLTLPEPTNDPDALAEAAVSLLDRVEHDRAVRLLGVRLEMVAPPEGYG
- a CDS encoding FUSC family protein, with protein sequence MEAGPLDRMWDRGRTSARSRVARWRSKWWQIGQCALAAGVAWLIAADLFGHTTPFFAPVAAVVALGTSYGQRLRRVVEVTIGVAVGVFLADLLVAWLGSGWWQIGLIVALSMTAAFLLDSGQLLVTQAAVQSIVVAALVPDPGAAFTRWTDAVIGGGVALLAATAVPAAPLRRPREQAAVVMRKIAALLRAAGEVMEDGEVEQAMDLLADARSTDYLIRELQAAADEGLSVVASSPFRVRHRGDLMKMSELVDPLDRALRSTRVLVRQTAVAAYHRRPVPSSYAHLAHDLADAADLASAELAADRMAVAARVPLLAVGEASGRVERTDVLAAEAILAQLRSVVVDLLMVSGLGQLESTDALPPPPR
- a CDS encoding glutamate--cysteine ligase, translating into MRIDFHGSPEPTLGVEWELALVDRRTRDLRNDATHLFARSKPRLADPGKLHKELLRNTVEVVSGVCHTVGEAMDDVRGTLAAVIPAGDELDIDLFGAGTHPFASWTVQQLSEGHRYEELINRTQWWGRQMLIWGVHVHVGLPSQERVMPVLSALLNYHPHLQALSASSPVWAGVDTGYASNRALMFQQLPTAGLPFQFTSWSEYESFVQDQMTTGVIDELNEIRWDVRPAAHLGTLENRICDGVSTITELAALTALTHCLVVDLDTRLAGGEELPVLPPWHVQENKWRAARYGLDAIIITDAASQERLVTDDLADLVERLAPVADRLGCSAELASVLDVPRRGASYQRQRIVAAEHEGDLVAVVDSVVRELRDSL
- a CDS encoding DUF402 domain-containing protein, producing MAHNPGDPLRVVMTKWGGRPHWEFDCAFLGSDAHGDWLGIAAGTRMTRPGASYVAETNQLGLVPASGADDGRGWLATFHDVGGPLRVYVDITTPPVWDGSVVRAVDLDLDVICGPTGRVWIDDEDEFADHRVRFGYPDEVARAAVASCESVHAQVLAGRAPYDGDTAAAWLARLGDALPR